A section of the Hemibagrus wyckioides isolate EC202008001 linkage group LG04, SWU_Hwy_1.0, whole genome shotgun sequence genome encodes:
- the LOC131352198 gene encoding uncharacterized protein LOC131352198 translates to MKLTLAYRQKLLHDPKESTDILAIFQRFLDIPGLIDQDFALLFGDATSAKLLEKWSTNIKPKVIEQSRGLTQTSELQDLIQNAEATEVEEGWDSDMSSILMMVHLLPPSSQGRKRLGKISARQACDRLMKFIKTSTSIQGHLDSTGESLQPYLLAVGPKRSRIHSWFIVIEEHALPCKASNSLACVDELFKAHFVFGTSYC, encoded by the exons ATGAAGTTAACACTGGCCTATCGTCAGAAGCTGCTGCATGACCCTAAAGAGTCAACTGATATTCTAGCAATTTTCCAGCGATTCCTGGATATACCAGGCTTG ATTGATCAAGATTTTGCACTTCTATTTGGTGATGCGACCTCTGCAAAGTTGCTGGAGAAGTGGTCTACCAACATAAAACCAAAGGTAATTGAACAGAGCCGTGGCCTTACACAGACTAGTGAACTCCAAGACCTCATCCAAAATGCTGAAGCCACTGAAGTTGAAGAAG GTTGGGACAGCGACATGTCTTCCATTCTGATGATGGTTCACCTTTTGCCACCCTCAAGTCAAGGCCGTAAAAGACTGGGAAAGATCTCAGCTAGACAAGCATGTGATCGTCTTATGAAATTCATCAAG ACCAGTACCAGTATCCAAGGCCACTTGGATAGCACTGGAGAGAGTCTCCAGCCGTATCTACTTGCTGTTGGGCCGAAGAGAAGTAGGATCCATTCTTGGTTTATTGTAATTGAAGAACATGCTCTACCCTGTAAGGCTTCTAATTCACTAGCCTGTGTTGATGAACTTTTCAAAGCTCACTTTGTCTTTGGCACCTCATACTGTTAG